A region of the Microcoleus sp. AS-A8 genome:
GAATTTTCCTTTACCCTTTTATGTGTACCCATATCTACTACTTTAGACGTAAATTCTCAGGATGTGTGAAGTTTTTTCCGCTCTGAGGGGGTCAATCGTCCCATCTCTTGAGTTCGGTTTATGATTTGGGAGAGTTGCAATCTTCCATTGAAAGATACAATGATTTAAAATGTTACAAGCTTCAGATTTCAGCTTGATTTTGTGGGAAAATTAGACTCCTAGATTGTAAAATTTCCTAACTTCTAATCCCTATTTTATAAATAGCCGTCTTTTACTACTGTAGGGATTCAGTTTAGGGTTGAGGACTAATAGAGAAAATACTCAGTGACTTCCTCTAAACGGCACCAGAAAAGATGCTACTAGGTATTGATTTAGGTACCGGCTCTGCTAAAGCCTTGCTTTTGGATATAGATGGAACTGTAATTAATGAGGCATCGAGTTCTTATCCTGTCCAAGCACCGCATCCTGGATGGGCTGAGAGTAATCCCGTAGACTGGTGGTTAGCTGTTGCTGTAGCTGCCCGCAAGGTCGTAGAAGATCGAGAGCATCAAGTCAGAGCGATCGCACTTTCCGGACAGATGCATGGTGTCGTTTTGACGGATAGTTTGGGGAAACCGCTGCATTCGGCTATCCTCTGGGCAGATACTCGCTCAACGCAGATGCTGGAAGGTTATCACTCCCTTGATGTCAGTATCCGCAAGCGTTTGGGTAATCCCATTACAGTAGGAATGGCGGGTACAACTTTATTATGGCTGCGAGAACACCAGCCTCATATCTATGCAGAAGCGCGCTGGGTACTTCAGCCTAAAGATTGGTTGCGTTTACAACTAACCGGAGAAGTTGCCACAGAACCATCCGACGCTTCTGGTACCTTACTTTATGATGTCGTCTCAGATGATTGGGCTTGGGAAGCATTAGATGCGCTCAATCTACGGAATGATTGGCTACCAACTATTGTGCCATCAAGTGCGATCGCAGGTTTTTTGACAGCGACGGCTTCAGAACATCTTGGCTTACCCGTTAGTGTACCTGTAATCGCAGGTGCGGCGGATACGGCAGCAGCAGCGCTGGGCAATGGATTGGTAGAGCCTGGATTAGTACAGTTAACCATTGGTACGGCGGCTCAAATTATCACAATTCGCTCTCAACCTGTTCTCGATCCCCTGGGTTGTACCCATCTTTATCGGGCAGCCTTGCCGAACCAGTGGTACACTTTGGCAGCTATGCAAAATGCGGGGTTAGCGCTGGAGTGGGTACGAACTATTCTGGGCTTGAGTTGGCAGCAAGTCTATCAAGACGCGTTTACCATTCCCCCAGGATGTGAAGGATTGACCTTTTTGCCCTACCTTACAGGAGAACGAACACCCCACCT
Encoded here:
- the xylB gene encoding xylulokinase gives rise to the protein MLLGIDLGTGSAKALLLDIDGTVINEASSSYPVQAPHPGWAESNPVDWWLAVAVAARKVVEDREHQVRAIALSGQMHGVVLTDSLGKPLHSAILWADTRSTQMLEGYHSLDVSIRKRLGNPITVGMAGTTLLWLREHQPHIYAEARWVLQPKDWLRLQLTGEVATEPSDASGTLLYDVVSDDWAWEALDALNLRNDWLPTIVPSSAIAGFLTATASEHLGLPVSVPVIAGAADTAAAALGNGLVEPGLVQLTIGTAAQIITIRSQPVLDPLGCTHLYRAALPNQWYTLAAMQNAGLALEWVRTILGLSWQQVYQDAFTIPPGCEGLTFLPYLTGERTPHLDPHVRGAWVGLGLHHTRAHLMRAALEGVAFSLKQGMEALAATSVTVTELRLAGGGTLERDWQQLLADVLRVPLYTTTVVAASARGAALLAGIGIGVYKDAKATVNLTPTPTLAATPNSDESAFLEAWRRYQNLYPQLKNKIHESRENR